The following proteins are encoded in a genomic region of Sulfurovum indicum:
- a CDS encoding KdsC family phosphatase, with amino-acid sequence MSIKLIVLDVDGTMTDSRITYSEAGDEIKSFNVKDGLAIASWRRLGRQVAIITGRSSQIVARRAKELHIEHFYQGVDNKKEVLDRLLKKLDIEMKHVAAIGDDLNDLPMLRAAAISFVPRDASPYVDKIADVVLNKKGGEGAVREMIEYLIKKEGLEAKYLELWD; translated from the coding sequence ATGAGTATCAAACTGATCGTGTTGGATGTAGACGGTACGATGACCGACAGTCGTATCACTTACAGTGAAGCGGGTGACGAGATCAAGTCATTTAATGTAAAGGACGGTTTGGCGATCGCTTCCTGGAGACGTTTGGGAAGACAAGTAGCAATTATCACAGGCAGAAGTTCACAGATCGTCGCACGGAGGGCCAAAGAGCTGCATATTGAACACTTTTATCAGGGAGTTGACAATAAAAAAGAGGTACTGGACAGGCTTTTGAAAAAACTTGATATTGAAATGAAACATGTCGCTGCCATAGGGGATGATCTCAATGACCTTCCCATGCTCAGAGCTGCTGCCATCTCTTTTGTCCCCAGGGATGCCAGCCCCTATGTGGACAAGATCGCAGATGTGGTTTTGAACAAAAAAGGTGGAGAAGGTGCTGTACGTGAAATGATAGAGTACCTTATTAAAAAAGAGGGACTGGAAGCGAAGTATCTTGAATTATGGGATTAA
- the fabI gene encoding enoyl-ACP reductase FabI, which translates to MIMKGKKGVILGIANKKSIAYGIAKACREQGAEMAITFLNERFEHKLAPIADDLGCGARLYPCDVSKPEEIKALKESLEKDFGQIDFIVHSIAFAPKEGLSGRFSDISKEAFDVAMDISVYSLIEVTRELKPILSDNASVLTLSYYGGVKYIPNYNLMGVAKAALEMTVKYLAEDLGRDGIRVNAISAGPIKTLAASGIGDFSFMLKWNAAHSPLKKNVTIEEVGNSGMYLLSDLSSAVTGEIHYVDGGFNVMGMPAVEFDENGKPHIAWNGESK; encoded by the coding sequence ATGATAATGAAAGGTAAAAAAGGTGTTATTCTGGGCATCGCAAACAAAAAATCCATTGCATACGGTATTGCAAAAGCATGCAGGGAGCAGGGTGCGGAAATGGCCATTACATTCCTGAATGAGCGTTTTGAACACAAGCTTGCTCCTATTGCAGATGATCTTGGCTGCGGAGCCAGACTCTATCCGTGTGATGTGAGCAAGCCTGAAGAGATCAAAGCACTCAAAGAGTCTCTTGAAAAAGACTTTGGTCAGATCGACTTTATCGTGCACTCTATTGCATTTGCACCCAAAGAGGGACTGAGCGGACGTTTTTCGGACATATCCAAAGAGGCATTTGATGTAGCGATGGATATTTCTGTCTATTCACTCATCGAGGTCACCAGAGAGCTTAAACCGATCCTCTCTGACAACGCCTCTGTCCTGACACTCTCTTATTACGGTGGAGTCAAGTACATTCCTAACTACAATCTCATGGGTGTTGCCAAAGCAGCACTGGAGATGACTGTCAAATATCTTGCAGAAGATCTTGGACGTGACGGTATCAGGGTCAATGCTATCTCTGCAGGCCCTATCAAAACACTTGCGGCATCGGGGATTGGTGATTTCTCTTTCATGCTCAAGTGGAATGCGGCACACTCGCCACTGAAAAAGAATGTTACCATCGAGGAGGTAGGGAACTCAGGTATGTATCTGCTCTCTGACCTCAGTTCTGCGGTGACAGGTGAGATTCACTATGTTGACGGCGGATTCAATGTTATGGGAATGCCGGCGGTAGAGTTTGACGAGAACGGAAAACCGCATATTGCGTGGAATGGAGAGTCAAAATAG
- the ybeY gene encoding rRNA maturation RNase YbeY, translating to MLIDLVNETDLPVDTDMLEKIAKDLTERQIELIITGNDGIRALNAEHRDKDMATDVLSFPMGDTVPHTPLGAIVISKDFVTQKAKELGHTEQEELTLLFIHGLLHLLGFDHETDQGEMRRKEALLIERWKLPKSLIIRNEKEES from the coding sequence ATGTTAATAGATTTAGTAAATGAAACCGACCTGCCTGTAGATACGGATATGCTTGAAAAGATCGCAAAAGATCTTACTGAACGCCAGATAGAGCTCATTATTACCGGCAATGACGGCATAAGAGCCCTCAATGCCGAGCATAGAGACAAAGACATGGCAACTGATGTTCTGAGCTTTCCAATGGGTGACACAGTTCCTCATACACCGCTTGGCGCCATTGTTATCTCAAAAGATTTCGTAACACAAAAGGCCAAAGAGCTTGGCCACACGGAGCAGGAGGAACTTACTCTGCTCTTCATTCATGGCCTGCTTCACCTGCTTGGATTCGATCATGAGACAGATCAGGGAGAAATGCGCCGGAAAGAGGCATTGCTTATTGAGAGATGGAAACTGCCAAAAAGTCTCATAATTCGGAATGAAAAGGAAGAGTCATGA
- the hisB gene encoding imidazoleglycerol-phosphate dehydratase HisB, which produces MIEKRRETKETQITVKLNLYGKGEAKIDTGVGFFDHMLEAFTKHAHIDMEVTCKGDTHIDDHHTVEDVGIVIGQALREAIYPVKSIERFGNATVVMDEASITCDIDLSNRGFLVFELPIGGKVGEFDVELVEEFFRAFAFNLPLTLHLIYNRGKNKHHIIEGAFKALAVSLRRAVAVNENAGIPSTKGVL; this is translated from the coding sequence ATGATCGAAAAGAGACGAGAGACCAAAGAGACACAGATCACTGTCAAATTGAATCTTTATGGAAAAGGAGAAGCGAAGATAGATACAGGTGTAGGATTTTTTGACCATATGCTGGAAGCTTTTACCAAGCATGCCCATATCGATATGGAAGTGACGTGTAAAGGAGATACCCATATTGATGATCACCATACGGTCGAAGATGTCGGTATCGTTATCGGACAGGCACTCAGGGAGGCGATCTATCCGGTTAAAAGTATTGAACGCTTCGGTAATGCAACTGTGGTTATGGATGAGGCGAGTATTACGTGTGATATCGATCTTTCAAACCGTGGATTCTTGGTATTTGAACTGCCGATAGGCGGGAAAGTAGGTGAGTTCGATGTGGAACTGGTAGAAGAGTTCTTCAGGGCATTTGCTTTCAATCTTCCCCTTACCCTGCATCTTATCTATAATCGCGGTAAAAATAAACATCATATTATTGAAGGAGCATTCAAGGCTCTGGCTGTTTCACTGCGCCGAGCTGTAGCAGTCAATGAGAATGCAGGTATTCCAAGTACCAAGGGTGTTCTATGA
- the lptA gene encoding lipopolysaccharide transport periplasmic protein LptA, whose protein sequence is MKIILLVVFTLSLWAEKVQITSDSMKAMDLKKEVHFMGNAKVKQLDNWIHGDEIIVYFDENNETKKYEAVGNVTFELKQKEALYKGSADKVTYDPKRSRYILRGKAVIDDIVNKRHVNGEEIILDLITGDASVKGNRKKPVKFIFDMEKKSE, encoded by the coding sequence ATGAAAATTATCTTGCTGGTGGTATTTACTCTCTCACTCTGGGCTGAGAAGGTACAGATCACTTCTGACAGTATGAAAGCCATGGATCTTAAAAAAGAGGTTCATTTTATGGGAAATGCAAAAGTGAAACAGTTGGATAACTGGATCCATGGTGATGAGATCATTGTCTATTTTGACGAGAACAATGAGACAAAGAAGTATGAAGCAGTCGGTAATGTTACCTTTGAATTGAAGCAGAAAGAGGCACTTTACAAAGGAAGTGCCGACAAAGTAACCTATGATCCGAAAAGATCAAGATATATTCTGAGAGGAAAAGCGGTTATTGATGATATTGTCAATAAACGGCATGTCAACGGTGAGGAGATCATACTTGATCTTATCACGGGAGATGCAAGTGTAAAAGGAAACCGTAAAAAACCGGTGAAGTTCATTTTTGATATGGAGAAGAAGAGTGAGTAG
- a CDS encoding asparaginase domain-containing protein, with amino-acid sequence MHKILIINTGGTFNKKYNPISGDLEVDQEAEALDSLASKWLCKFNIINIIGKDSLEMTNHDRLELLATIHQSNNEKIIIVHGTDTMHLTAEYLADSDLEKQIVLTGAMVPYSIDPVEATANFASACGYLECLQKEGIYIAMNGLVGPYEKIIKERQKGRFVLKNIT; translated from the coding sequence ATGCATAAAATACTCATCATCAATACCGGAGGAACTTTCAATAAAAAATATAATCCGATCTCCGGTGATCTGGAAGTAGATCAGGAAGCTGAAGCACTGGACTCTCTGGCTTCCAAATGGCTTTGCAAATTCAATATTATCAATATTATCGGCAAAGACTCTCTTGAAATGACAAACCACGACCGGCTTGAACTGCTTGCAACGATCCATCAGTCGAATAATGAGAAGATCATCATTGTACATGGGACCGATACGATGCACCTGACAGCAGAGTATCTTGCCGATTCAGACCTGGAGAAACAGATCGTTCTTACCGGTGCAATGGTGCCCTACAGTATCGACCCTGTAGAGGCCACCGCCAATTTTGCTTCAGCCTGCGGTTATCTTGAATGCTTACAGAAAGAGGGTATATATATTGCGATGAACGGCCTTGTCGGCCCCTATGAAAAAATCATAAAAGAGCGCCAAAAAGGGCGGTTTGTATTAAAAAATATTACCTAG
- a CDS encoding calcium/sodium antiporter yields the protein MNFLIFVIAMGVLIWGADMLIRQSEKIALRFNIPEFIIGATLIALGTSLPEMAASIAASAGDKPDIAISNVIGSNILNITLVLASVFLIAKNISPNRDFFAKDSTWALVPVFVFILMILDGVISRFDASLLLLLMGAYLLFLLQDAKNIPEEELDDVDMAHFSWTTTIPMLIIGFILVIAGAHFTVESASDIAKSFGISEWVIGIILISLGTSLPELVVSISAAVKGKVDMAIGNIIGSNMANTSVVLGAAAFVKPMPIESFNYIFDISTMIVATLLLVFLTANKLYTKSAGISLVIILGLFLEHTIQSI from the coding sequence ATGAACTTTCTGATATTTGTGATCGCAATGGGTGTCCTCATCTGGGGAGCCGATATGCTTATACGCCAAAGCGAGAAGATCGCACTCAGGTTCAACATCCCCGAATTCATCATAGGTGCAACACTGATCGCTTTGGGAACATCTCTGCCCGAGATGGCAGCCAGTATCGCAGCAAGTGCGGGAGACAAACCCGATATTGCCATTTCAAACGTGATCGGAAGCAATATCCTGAATATCACGCTGGTACTGGCTTCTGTTTTTCTGATTGCAAAAAATATATCACCGAACAGGGATTTTTTTGCCAAAGACAGTACCTGGGCACTGGTACCTGTTTTTGTATTTATTTTGATGATACTTGATGGAGTCATCTCGCGTTTTGATGCTTCTCTGCTGCTCCTTCTGATGGGGGCATACCTGCTTTTTTTGCTCCAGGATGCCAAAAACATCCCTGAAGAAGAGCTTGACGATGTCGATATGGCACATTTTAGCTGGACAACAACCATCCCGATGCTTATCATCGGATTTATACTGGTCATTGCAGGAGCACACTTTACTGTGGAGAGTGCCTCTGATATAGCCAAGAGTTTCGGAATTTCAGAATGGGTCATCGGGATTATTCTCATCTCCCTGGGAACTTCTCTTCCTGAGCTTGTCGTGAGCATCTCCGCCGCTGTCAAGGGAAAGGTCGATATGGCTATTGGCAATATCATTGGTTCAAATATGGCCAATACCAGTGTCGTACTTGGTGCTGCCGCTTTTGTCAAACCTATGCCGATTGAATCATTCAACTATATCTTTGACATTAGCACAATGATTGTTGCCACTCTGCTGCTGGTCTTCCTGACCGCAAACAAACTTTATACCAAATCCGCGGGGATCAGTCTGGTCATCATTCTCGGCCTCTTTCTGGAGCACACCATACAGAGCATCTAG
- the mrdA gene encoding penicillin-binding protein 2 has product MRYQFIILIFIAVWAVMMIRLYHVSIKSNYYYEELAKENIERKEYLKPVRGEITDVHGKLLAMNQIGFSVSVMPHLKEGDKRLEAVGEVLAETFPDLNTTVLYKVYRKQSSPYNHKFIKVVDFIPYADMMGAYAKLSLYPEIKIEAETKRYYPYGKYVAHLVGYTGRSNQKENEADEVVDVVGKVGKSGLERYYNKVLQGELGYVINKVTATNRTIEVLEKVLPKDNKNLTLNIDIDLQQMIYQEFADMKETGVAIVMRTTGEIVAAVSYPAYDPNLFVGGISSKDWRALQEDLAHPFTNKITHGTYPPGSTIKMGMALAFDKAIPGILGQSEYCNGFITIGKSKHKFRCWKHYGHGDVHLRKAIRESCDVFFYKKSLKVGIDDMAKNLHAFGLGVKTGVDLPREYNGVIPDKAWKMRRFKQPWYKGETVIASIGQGYDSVTPLQVARYTALIATGNLVTPRVAKLVDGNVTRPTSKPIRFDPVSITEIRKGMYDVCNTRKGTAYKAMHDLPVVVAGKTGTSQVTSIPQSTIKRLKESELEYFHRSHAWITTYAPYNDPQYVVTVLVEHGGHGGSTSGPMAAMIYKWLYAHNYFKEREAASQNSLNEAEQISKGGSYKKGGDGRYMETF; this is encoded by the coding sequence ATGAGATATCAATTTATCATTCTGATCTTTATTGCAGTTTGGGCAGTGATGATGATTCGCCTCTATCATGTCAGTATCAAATCAAATTACTACTATGAGGAACTGGCAAAAGAGAATATTGAACGCAAAGAGTATCTCAAACCGGTCAGAGGGGAGATCACAGATGTGCATGGCAAGCTTCTGGCAATGAATCAGATCGGCTTTTCTGTATCGGTCATGCCGCACCTTAAGGAGGGGGACAAGAGACTTGAAGCGGTAGGAGAAGTACTTGCTGAAACTTTTCCTGATCTGAACACGACAGTACTTTACAAAGTATACAGGAAACAGAGTTCCCCCTATAATCATAAATTCATCAAAGTGGTTGACTTTATACCTTATGCGGATATGATGGGAGCCTATGCCAAACTGAGTCTTTACCCGGAGATAAAGATCGAAGCAGAAACAAAACGCTACTACCCTTATGGAAAATATGTAGCACATCTTGTCGGTTATACCGGACGATCAAACCAAAAAGAGAATGAAGCGGATGAAGTAGTCGATGTCGTCGGCAAAGTAGGCAAAAGCGGTTTGGAACGCTATTACAATAAAGTACTGCAGGGGGAACTCGGTTATGTGATCAATAAAGTGACTGCGACAAACCGTACGATAGAGGTACTTGAAAAGGTATTGCCAAAAGATAACAAGAATCTTACATTGAATATTGATATCGATCTGCAGCAGATGATCTATCAGGAGTTTGCCGATATGAAAGAGACCGGTGTCGCTATTGTGATGCGTACGACAGGTGAGATCGTTGCAGCTGTGAGTTATCCGGCATACGATCCGAATCTGTTCGTGGGCGGTATCAGCTCCAAAGACTGGCGGGCACTTCAAGAAGACCTTGCACACCCGTTTACAAATAAGATCACACATGGTACCTATCCTCCCGGATCTACTATCAAGATGGGAATGGCACTGGCATTTGACAAAGCGATCCCCGGTATTCTGGGACAATCGGAGTACTGTAACGGGTTCATTACCATCGGAAAGAGTAAACACAAGTTCAGATGCTGGAAACATTATGGACACGGTGATGTACATCTGCGTAAAGCAATACGGGAAAGCTGTGATGTATTTTTCTACAAAAAGAGTTTAAAGGTCGGGATCGACGATATGGCAAAAAATCTTCATGCTTTTGGTCTTGGTGTCAAAACAGGTGTAGATCTGCCACGTGAATATAACGGGGTGATCCCGGACAAAGCATGGAAGATGCGGCGCTTCAAACAGCCTTGGTACAAAGGAGAAACAGTGATCGCATCTATAGGGCAGGGATACGACTCTGTAACACCGCTGCAGGTTGCACGTTATACGGCACTGATCGCTACAGGCAACCTTGTTACCCCAAGAGTGGCAAAACTTGTAGATGGCAACGTGACCAGGCCGACAAGCAAGCCTATCAGGTTCGATCCGGTTTCGATCACAGAGATACGCAAAGGAATGTATGATGTCTGTAATACACGAAAGGGAACGGCTTATAAAGCGATGCATGATCTGCCGGTCGTTGTAGCCGGTAAGACAGGGACATCCCAGGTTACCTCCATTCCCCAGTCAACCATCAAACGTCTTAAGGAGTCTGAACTGGAATATTTCCATCGTTCTCATGCATGGATTACAACCTATGCACCCTACAATGATCCGCAATATGTCGTCACAGTGCTTGTCGAGCATGGGGGACACGGAGGAAGTACATCCGGTCCTATGGCAGCCATGATATACAAGTGGCTTTATGCACATAACTACTTTAAAGAGAGAGAAGCAGCTTCCCAAAACAGCTTGAATGAAGCAGAGCAGATCTCTAAAGGCGGTTCATATAAAAAGGGTGGAGACGGCCGGTATATGGAAACTTTTTAG
- the yihA gene encoding ribosome biogenesis GTP-binding protein YihA/YsxC has protein sequence MSSPRIVEADFIKSAQSIADSLPEDMSEVVFLGRSNVGKSSTLNSLTNRKNLAKSSATPGKTQLINFFETRYLYNEESYPVRFVDLPGFGYAKVSKTLKEVWQRNLVEFIEHRVSIRLFIHLRDARHPHAKIDDDVEAYISEFIRPDQRYLTVFTKTDKLNQKERAKLKREFPGSITLSNLKKSGHERVHREILQTIFGVDEEERSQEELPSDRAG, from the coding sequence GTGAGTAGTCCGCGTATAGTAGAAGCAGATTTTATCAAGTCGGCACAGAGTATCGCCGACTCACTGCCTGAAGATATGAGTGAAGTGGTTTTTCTGGGGCGTTCCAATGTGGGAAAAAGTTCAACACTCAACTCTCTGACCAACCGAAAAAATCTTGCAAAGAGTTCTGCGACACCGGGGAAGACACAGCTGATCAACTTCTTTGAAACACGTTATCTCTACAATGAAGAGAGCTATCCTGTACGTTTTGTAGATTTGCCGGGCTTTGGATATGCCAAGGTCTCCAAAACACTTAAAGAGGTATGGCAGAGGAACCTGGTGGAGTTCATTGAACATCGTGTCTCCATACGTCTTTTTATCCACCTGCGTGATGCCAGACATCCCCATGCCAAGATCGATGATGATGTAGAGGCATACATCTCTGAGTTTATCAGACCCGATCAGCGCTACTTGACGGTCTTTACAAAGACAGACAAACTGAACCAGAAGGAGCGTGCCAAACTCAAACGTGAATTTCCCGGCTCCATTACACTTTCCAATCTTAAAAAGAGTGGGCATGAAAGGGTGCACAGGGAGATACTCCAAACGATCTTTGGTGTAGATGAAGAAGAAAGATCACAAGAGGAGCTGCCGAGTGATAGAGCTGGTTAA
- the queC gene encoding 7-cyano-7-deazaguanine synthase QueC — translation MKKAVCIISGGMDSALSAKIAQKEGYEIIALHFNYGQRTEYKELECFRKIAQEIEAAERYEIDLPFFEQIGASALTDKSIDVPTGGLEEGVPVTYVPFRNGIFLSIAASVAEKHGAEALFIGVVEEDSSGYPDCREHYIEQMQKAINLGTKDETCIEIKMPLVHMKKSQIVARSLALGVPLEHTWSCYQSEDKACGVCDSCRLRLRGFEQAGAKDPIEYA, via the coding sequence ATGAAAAAAGCAGTCTGTATTATCTCTGGCGGAATGGATAGTGCGTTGAGTGCAAAGATCGCCCAAAAAGAGGGGTATGAGATCATTGCACTGCATTTTAACTATGGACAGAGGACAGAGTACAAAGAGCTTGAGTGTTTCAGGAAGATCGCTCAAGAGATAGAAGCTGCAGAGCGTTATGAGATCGATCTGCCTTTTTTTGAGCAGATAGGTGCTTCAGCACTGACGGACAAAAGTATTGATGTCCCTACCGGGGGGCTGGAAGAAGGTGTCCCGGTAACCTATGTACCGTTCCGTAACGGTATCTTTCTCTCCATCGCAGCATCTGTTGCCGAAAAACATGGTGCAGAAGCACTCTTTATCGGTGTGGTAGAGGAAGACAGTTCAGGTTATCCTGACTGCAGGGAGCATTACATTGAACAGATGCAGAAAGCGATCAACCTTGGAACAAAAGATGAGACCTGTATCGAGATAAAGATGCCTTTGGTCCATATGAAAAAGAGCCAGATCGTTGCAAGGTCACTGGCGCTGGGAGTACCTTTGGAACATACCTGGAGCTGCTACCAGTCTGAAGATAAAGCGTGTGGGGTATGTGACAGCTGTAGATTACGTCTGCGCGGTTTTGAGCAGGCCGGTGCCAAAGACCCCATTGAATATGCCTGA
- a CDS encoding N-acetyltransferase, with product MIELVKAKLADIPAMQELVASEVKEGIILDRSEDEVATNIRSYVLAKVNGRLVGYTALHIHSPRLAEIRSLIVDEDYRGRHIGQKLVQFTLEEAKDLGVKEDVLVLTYLPDFFAKIGFKEINKEGIPEHKIWTDCIKCIHFPVCNEVALVYKI from the coding sequence GTGATAGAGCTGGTTAAAGCCAAACTTGCCGATATCCCGGCTATGCAGGAGCTGGTGGCTTCAGAAGTGAAAGAGGGGATTATCCTTGACCGGAGTGAAGATGAAGTTGCAACAAACATCCGCTCCTATGTTCTGGCAAAAGTGAACGGCAGACTTGTAGGTTATACTGCACTGCATATCCACTCTCCACGTTTGGCTGAAATACGAAGCCTGATTGTCGATGAGGACTATCGTGGTCGTCATATCGGTCAGAAACTGGTGCAGTTCACGCTTGAAGAAGCAAAAGACCTGGGTGTAAAAGAGGATGTACTTGTCTTGACCTATCTGCCGGATTTCTTTGCAAAGATAGGATTTAAAGAGATCAATAAAGAGGGGATACCTGAACATAAGATCTGGACTGACTGTATCAAGTGTATCCACTTCCCTGTCTGTAACGAAGTGGCTCTGGTCTATAAAATATAG